Genomic segment of Eleutherodactylus coqui strain aEleCoq1 chromosome 1, aEleCoq1.hap1, whole genome shotgun sequence:
cccctcctatactgccccctgtggtaccccactagtaacagttacccctccaatactgccccctgtggtataccactagtaacggtgacccctcctatactgcccctgtggtatcccactagtaacagtgacccctcatatactgccccctgtggtaccccactagtaatggtgacccctccaatactgtcccctgtggtaccccaatagtaacagttacccctccaatactgccccctgtggtaccccactagtaacagtgacccctcctatactgccccctgtggtacccaccccactagtaacagtgacccctcctatactgccccctgtggtacccaccccactagtaccagtgacccctccaatactgcatcctgtagtaccccactagtaccagtgacccctccaatactgccccctgtggtaccccactagtaagtgaccccatTAATGCTaccccatgtggtaccccactattaacgataacccctccaatactgccccctgtggtacccctctagtaacaatgaccctttcaatactgcccccagtggtaccccactagtaatgatgacgCCTCCGATACTGCCTCCCGTGGTACCCCAACTAGTAACACtaaccccttcaatactgccccctgtggtatcccactagcaatggtgacccctccaatactgtcccctgtggtaccctactagtaacagtgacccctccaatactgacccctgtggtaccccactagtaacagtgatacccctaatactgccccctgtggtaccccactagtaacagtgataccccctaatactgccccctgtggtaccccactagtaatggtgacccctctaatactgacccctgtggtaccccactagtaacagtgataccccctaatactgccccctgtggtatcccactagcaatggtgacccctccaatactgccccctgtggtaccctactagtaacagtgacccctccaatactgacccctgtggtaccccactagtaacagtgataccccctaatactgccccctgtggtaccccaccagtAACAGTGATACcccctaatactgccccctgtggtaccccactagtaatggtgacccctctaatactgacccctgtggtaccccactagtaacagtgataccccctaatactgacccctgtggtaccccattagtaatggtgacccctcgaatactgccccctgtggtaccccactagtaacagtgacccctccaatactaacccctgtggtaccccactagtaacagtgacccctccaatactaacccctgtggtaccccactagtaacagtgacccctccaatactaacccctgtggtaccccactagtaacagtgacccctccaatactaacccctgtggtaccccgctagtaacggtgacccctccaatactaacccctgtggtactccactagtaacggtgacccatttataacccccctctgccttctatcactgaccagttacttacacacattctcgcccagaccaagcattctcagttTATAGACCAACCTTTTacacggcacagtatcaaacgctttggaaagatccagatatacaagatccagggactccccggtccagcctagaacttacctccttgtagaagctgatcaggtcagtatgacaggagcgatctctcataaacccatgctgatatggagtaatACGGCTATTTTccatgaggtcctccaggatggcatctcttagaaacccttttaCCCACAGTACAagttagacttaccggcctgtagtttccagggtcaccttttgacccctttttggaaGGTCTTAGATTGCGCCCAAGTATCACTGGGTCTTTGCAGCCCATAGAGGGAGAAATGGAGTGCAGCATAATAAGCATTAGAGGGGATGCAGGCAATCAGATCTGACGGTGGCCCCTTTGCAGTTTGGTCCATCCAACAGTTGACACAAGAAGAGTCATCCATTAGATAGAAGACATGCATGACTCTCAGCAATACAAAGCATTGATCTGGGTCGTGGCACTTCACATTGCATTGTGAACCTTCTTGACGTTGGTGAGTTACCAGCATATTGCAGCATATTTTGCCCCCCCATTCCCTCGCCAAGCACTGGTTTGTGTTGAGAGGATAGATTCAGCCTATCACCTAATCACATGACCTCTCCCGCTGACTGATAGCCTTGAAGCTCCCCAACAGTTAGAGGTTCCCCATCCCAAAGACATGCAGAACTGTCCCCATCAGTACTCACAATGCGTTATTGTTGCCGTTGTTCTCCAGAGAGTTCCCCACCAGGACTTTGGCTCCATCCAGAAATTCGGAACAGCAGTCGCCTCTGTTAGTGATGGTGATGTGGGAGATTCTATAGGGTCTCAGCAGATCCACCCTCCACCAGGGAGACATGTCTAGGCTCGTAGAAGAGCAGGACCCATGGAAAAAATTAGAGTCCGGATTATCGTCTATGGCATTGATAGCGTCGCTGTTCCAATCAAATCTGGAGGATTGTGTAGAGCGACCGTGAAGGGCGACATTCCTGACTGTGGGGGGAAAATGGGAGCCTTGTGAGTGAAAGAAGACCCTCCGGTCATTCAACAGTAAAAGATCCCACCACACTTGGtttcaattgtaaaaaaattgcatcacactcgcataaatactgcaaattctgcatcaattttgAGTCCAGATTCGCACCCATGGATCCACAGCTGACTTCAGCCCGCGCAGCGCTCCTCTCGCCTCCCAAATACTGCGGGTAGCCAAGGCGCAGTGAACACCAGGAACTGGCACTGGGTGCCGCTGccagcggtcatgtgatgcacTGGTCGTGGGATGCCATCACATGGTCGGCGGAGGTGCTCAGTTGCAGTTCCCGGTGTGCGCTGCAGGTAGCGGTAGTATttgggaggtgagaggagcgctgCACGGGCTGTGATCAGCTGCAGATCCATTGGTGCTGATTTTGAGTCAccgatgctgtggattttgactctgttttgatgcggagatgctgtggattttgactctgttttgatgcggagatgctgtggattttgactctgttttgatgcggagatgctgtggattttgccacagaGTTTTCCATctcgcagcatttccgccacatgtgaacatatcctgaaGGATATAATGTAGTTGTCTTACTTGGAAGAACGCTGCTAGCagctgcagtacacagaaggcacaggagggcggtgctgtggagtaACTCCATTCTCTTGAAGGCAATCTAGACAAAGCAATAACACCACAATAGTCATACAACCAATAGATTATAGcgctttacataggactgcaggtatcaCACAGCTACAACCCCCAAGAGTCCGTTCCCATGTGGGGGCTTAAAAATGACCCATAAGTCATGATCTTTGTTATCCAGTAGGACGCACTACTAGACTATCTGCACGACATCAGAGGTTCGAGCTGCTCTTCTCTTCACCATGATTTACACTGCAACTCTGCTCTATTACAAAAACAAAACGTTCATCAAGGATTCCAACCTGGCTGCATCAACTGTTAAGAGTCTAAAGATAGTCTGAGGTATATCAGTAGCTCAGGCTGTTGCTCTGTCCCTCCAccgtgctttacactgcagcacaAACAGGAATCTAGTACATATTAAGCTTATAGCTGCTAGATCCAAATACCAGCATGAAGTTAGAAGTTCTCTCACCTGTAGAGTCAGAACGTCCTTGTGTTTCTGGAGCGAGCGGGTAACAAgtgcagaaggtaaaggggtgtatatatatatatatagatggaggctcCTGCTGGCACCTGACCAGCCCGGGCTTCTGGGTACTTTGACCACCCCCATATTACTTGGAAAGTCATATTAGTAAATATAAAGAATGGGAATAAATATTGACTGAAACCTCTCAGTGATGAATGCGGAGACCGCCGCCCCTGCGCAGGCGATGGGGCCCCTTATCTGATGAAGAACAGTTTATCCATTATTTGCCATGTGTCCACCAGTGGCTCGCAGCTACTGTTTGCACATCTGGGAGAGCCTATAGTATTAGAAAAGCTTCCAATATTTGCCCTTtctgactactacccccagcaggctCCTCGGCAGTGTACGGTAAGCTCCAGGGTAGAGCGCAGCTTCACTGCTGTGAGAGGTATTGTCATTGCTCCACCATTTGATGTAATCGTCAATGCTTTAGCCTCAATGTTCTGCAGTCAGTGATCGGTTTTCCAGCTACAGCCCGGCAAGTTCCCAGCCATGGAGTCACAGCGGGTCCAGAAAGTCTTCACaccctctcctcactttttacacgTTGTGGCCTTGTGTCCCGCTCAttttgcactcagtaccccataatgacaaaggaaCAACAGAATTGGAGAAATCGTTGAAAActgtttaaaaaggaaaaattcat
This window contains:
- the LOC136594620 gene encoding fucolectin-4-like, with protein sequence MELLHSTALLCLLCTAAASSVLPIRNVALHGRSTQSSRFDWNSDAINAIDDNPDSNFFHGSCSSTSLDMSPWWRVDLLRPYRISHITITNRGDCCSEFLDGAKVLVGNSLENNGNNNAFCAGINSIPRGGTQTLQCNNLVGQYVNIIQPGKLTYLQLCEVQIFAVPDSNQALCI